The Leptospira mtsangambouensis genomic sequence GAATCTTCTTTTGCCTCTTCCCATTCGTTGTAAAAATCTTCTAAGGTACTCGTGGCACCAAGTGTTTTGGAAACCAATGCCTCATAGAACTTTCCCGCCTCTGATTTGTTTGGTGCTTTGGAAAAACAGCGAACGGGAAAACCTTCTTGGTAAAGGATATGGGCAAGGGCATACCCATCTCCACCATTTCCTCCAGTTCCACAAAGAATCCAAATGGATTCTGCTGTTTTCCATAAATCTTCATTGGCATGGAAAACCGAAAGGGCAGCCATTCCCATTAGGGTCTCTTCCTTAAACCCTAATTCTTTTGTTGTGAGTGAATCTAAACTTTTGGATTCTTTATTTGTGAATAATGGTTGGTGTTTCATTTAGATCCAACGATAGACTTCTAAAGCCCCTGCACGAATCCGAACCGAATAAATATTATCAAAAGCATCTGTATAGGTTTCTCGCCATTGCCCACGTGGACTAGAAAAGGGAATTCGTTTGTTATTGATATGGTTTCCTTCTTTGTCATGGACTTGGAGTCTTGCGGCATTTCCACCATCTTCTGTTTCCCAAATATAAAACTCACCGTTATTACGAATGGAAAATAAAATCTCAGATGGGTCTTGGATTTCTTTTAAAAATTCAGAACTTTTCGAATCAAATACAAACCGAAATATCCTTCGGAACTTAAACCGTTTGTCTTTTTTGGAATAATAACTAAAAGATCCGAGAACATACTCTCCTTCTGGGTGAGGGAGGAGTTTATCGAGGGTGATGTCATATTCTTTGGCATCGTTACTCGCAAACACATCAAGACCTGATTCTTTTAAGTTCCCTTTGAGTTCTCCTTCTTCAAAATAAGAAAGTCGCATTTCTTCTGCTATACGGTGGTAAACGAATAACTTTTCGCCTTCGCCGGGGAGAATGAATTCAATGTAACGGAAGGGTTCTGTATTTTTGCCCGATGCCCCTAACATAAATTTCACGACACCTTTTTGCGAAATTTGGACAAGAAAGGAAGGAAGTACTGTTGTTCCTTGGGTGGAAAAAGCTCCACTGTATGTTTTATACAAATTTTCTCCACCTGGGGGGAGTTCCATTCCTTTGGAAGAAATTCGATTTTGTACAATCAGGTCCCCATCTTCGTTCATTGCCACAATCCCAATCCCACCAAATCGGAACGGATAATGAGGGATTCCTGAATTGGGTTTGAAATCAGGGTTTCCAAGAGTGGCATCAAGCCTTCCATTTCTATCAAAAAGTTTGATTACGGCTTGTTTATTATCTGCCATTGCGCTAATATTGGAGGAGTTGGGGATGGTTAGAGGAACGTTGGTGAGTACTTGGTTCACCACAACACCTTCGAAACTCTCATTTGTTTGTCCCAATGGGATGCGGAATAGGATTTCTTCTTTTAAGTTTTCCACTCGGAAACGAAGGCAGGAAACGAAAAAAGAGAGGGTGAGGAAGAGATAAAGGGTTCGCATGGTGCAACATCCATTCCCTAATTTTTTATTTACAGGACAACTCGCTTTTCCTAGCTTGACAGTAGACATGTTAAATTTTAGCATGAGCTGGGTCTCTTATACAGATTCCTTTGGGAATCTTTTGGAAATGGTTTGGTATATACCGAGGAAAACATCAGAGAACTTATTTTACGTGTTCTCGCTCCACCTCTAGCGCTTTTTTCGCTCCAAGTACAGAATCGGAAAAACCACGCCCTCATTGAGATAGAACTGGATCATCTCACAGACAAAACTGGCTCCGCTAGTTTAGAAGACTGTGAGACTGTGTCTAGGAGACTCAAAGAGGAGCTGGATTTATGGGGAGAGGAATTTGATTTCACTCTCCAAGTCTCCTCCGCGGGAGCAGAACGTGTTTTGCGTCTGCCGGAGGATTTAAGTCGTTTCCAAGGACTTTTAGTAAAACTAGAAGTACCGCTGGAAGCAGGGAAATGGGACAAACGATTGTATCGTTTGGGACCGGTTTCGGGGGATTCTGTTGAGCTTACGCTTTACGATCGTAAAACTCGACACAAAAAGAACCAAAAATCGGTATTGATGCCCATCGCAGAAATACGAAAGGGAAATTTGTATTTAGAAATTTAAGACTATGGCGACAAAACAAGCAACGAAAGAAACTGGGCTATTCGAAGCCATCCAACAATTCTGTCAGGATAAATCTCTTGATAGAGAACTCGTACTCGGTGTCATCCGCGACTCCCTTCTCGCCGCCTATCGCAAAAAAGTCGGTTTAGAAGCTGAAACTGACGACCGTTGCCAAGTAGACTTTGGGTCGGACAACAAAAACGAAATCATCATCTCCGTCTTACGGGACGTGGTAGAAGAGAAAACAACAAACCCTCTAGAGATCTCTTTAGAAGAGGCAACTAAATTGGATCCTGCTGCCAAAGTGGGAACCCAACTACGAGTGTTTGAAAAACCACAAGACTTGTCACGAGTTCTCTCAAGCCAAGCCAAACAAATGGTTTTCCAACGCCTCCGCGATATGGAAAAGGATTTACTCTACCAAGAGTATAAATCCAAAGAAGGGGAACTCACTCACGGGTATTTCCAACGTTGGAAAAAAGACATCATGTCCATCGACCTTGGTAAGGTAGAAGGGATCATGCTGAAAAAGGACCAAAACCCTGGCGAAAAATACCGCCAAGGAGATCGTCTGAAAGCTATCATTTCTCGTGTGGAACTAAGACCTCGCGAACCAATGCCTGTCATCACACTCTCTCGTGCTTCGGGTGACTTTGTGAAAAAACTCTTCGAAATGGAAATTCCAGAAGTGTATGATGGCATCGTGGAAATCCGAGATGTTGCCCGCATTCCGTCTTACAGAACGAAGGTGGTTGTCACCACTAGTAAGTCTGACGTAGATCCTGTGGGAGCCTGCGTAGGGATGAAGGGTGTTCGGATCCAAGCCATCGTTCGTGAACTTGGAAACGAAAGGATCGACATTGTCCTTCACTCAGATGAACCAAGTGTATTTATCGCCAATGCCATTTCTCCTGCAAAACCAGTAGAAGTGCATGTGGATAGAAAAAGAGGAGATGCTCTTGTCATCGTACCCGATGAATCTCTTTCTCTTGCCATCGGAATCAATGGGTCCAATGTAAAATTGGTATCTCAACTTTCCGGTTTCAAAATCGACATCAAAACTGTATCCCAATACAATCAGGAACTGGCTTCGCCGGAAGCTCGTGAAAAACTGGATCGACTCTTCAATGCCCAACAAGAAGCAATGGAAGAATCGGAAGACCAATATAACGAAGGTGCAGACGAGGAAGAAGAGGATTCCGGATACACTCCGCTTTCCGAAGTTCCTGGTCTCACTCCAAGGATCGTTGGCCTTCTCGAAGCCGGCGGGATCAAAAACGTGGAAACCCTTCTCGAGTTCAGCCAAGAGGAACTTTCGAAAATTTCCGGAATCGGGAAAACGACAGCAGAACAAATTTTACGTCTGCTCCGTGAATCTATCGAATGGGTAGAAGAGGGTTAAGTTTTAAGGCATACTATGGAAGAGCAAAAATCGATAAAAGAAACCCTCCAGCAGGGAGCCAGTGGTGACAAAACCAAGAAGAAACTTGTCATCAAGAAAAAAGCGGCACCTGCAGATGAGAAAAAAGAATCCAGTGCGAGTCCTCAAAGCGCAGCACCTGAAGTAAAACCTTCTGCATCCGCTTCGGACAAAAAAAAGGATTTGAATGAACTCATTCGTGAGGAAGCCAAAAGACAGGGACTCGGATCCGGTCCACAAGCTCCTTCCCAAGCATCACCCATTGTGTCCCGGCCAGAAAGAAAACCGGAACCACAACCAGAACGAGAAAGACCTCCGATGGATCGTAAACCCGAGTCCATCCTTTCTGGTGATACTTCTTCTCCTAACTACCGTTCCGGTGGTGGCCAAGGCCAGGGAGGAGGAAACCAAGGTTATTTTAGAAAAGAAGATCGAAACCCTATTGTTTCAAGACCGACTACTCCTCGCCCGCAAAGGCAAGATGGACAAGGCGGCGGTGGCGGTGGTTACCAAGGAAATCGCGGACCTGGACAAGGTGGTGGCGGTTACCAAGGGAATCGTGGACCTGGACAAGGTGGCGGTGGTTACCAAGGGAATCGTGGGCCTGGACAAGGTGGCGGTTACCAAGGGAATCGCGGACCTGGACAAGGTGGCGGTGGTTACCAAGGGAATCGTGGCCCTGGACAGGGTGGTGGTTACCAAGGGAATCGTGGCCCCGGACAAGGTGGACCAGGTGGTGGTTACCAAGGAAATCGTGGAGCAAGACCAATTGGCCAAGGTGGACCTGGTGCGGGTAGACCTCCTGGCGATACTCCGTTCGGTGCACCGGGCGGAATTCCAGGTGCTGGCGCTGGCGGTGCCAGTGGCGCTAAAAAGAAAGTATTCGATAAAGAAAAGGGCGGTAGAGAAGAAAACGAAAACACTAAGTTTTTCAAACAATCTTTCCGCAAACAAAAGGCACAGGCTGCCGCTTTAGCAGCAGTTCCTAAAGAAATCTCCATTTTGGAAAACATCCAAGTGGGTGAAATTGCCAAAAAACTGAATTTAAAACCAGGTGAAGTCATCAGTAAACTCATGAAAATGGGGATGATGGTGACCATCAACAATGTGATCGATGCCGAAACGGCATCCATCCTCGCAGATGATTATGGTTGTAAGGTGAAAATTGTTTCCCTTTATGATGAAACTGTCATCGAAGAAGAGAAGGATGCTCCGGAAGACTACATCACACGTCCTCCAGTGGTGACTATCATGGGTCACGTTGACCATGGTAAAACAAAACTTCTTGATACCATTCGTTCGTCTCGAGTGGCAGAAGGGGAATCGGGTGGAATCACTCAGCACATTGGTGCCTACCAAGTAGAAACCAATCGTGGAAAAATTGCCTTCCTCGATACTCCGGGTCACGAAGCCTTCACTTCCATGAGAGCACGTGGTGCTTCCGTAACCGACATTGTTGTGTTAGTTGTTGCAGCCGACGACGGGGTGATGCCTCAAACGATTGAAGCCATCAACCACGCCAAAGAAGCAGAAGTTCCTATCATTGTTGCGGTAAACAAAATTGATCTACCAGCAGCGAACCCAGAAAAGGTGAGACAAGAACTTTCTAACTACGGCTTACAACCAGAAGAATGGGGTGGAACAACCATCTTCTGTGATATTTCTGCTAAAAATAATATTGGTATTGATAAACTACTCGAGATGCTTCTCATCCAAGCAGAACTTCTTGATCACAAAGCCAATCCAAAACGAAAAGCAAAAGGAACCATTGTCGAAGCAAAACTCGATCCGGGTCGTGGTGCTGTGGCAACCGTTCTCATCCAAAACGGAACTCTTCGTGTGGGAGATGCCTTTGTTGCGGGAGTTCATGCAGGTCGTGTGCGAGCTATGTATGACGATCTTGGTCATTCCATCCGTGAAGCGGGTCCATCCTTTCCTGCCCTTGTGACAGGTCTCGATGGGGTTCCAGATGCAG encodes the following:
- a CDS encoding LIC_12708 family protein; this encodes MRTLYLFLTLSFFVSCLRFRVENLKEEILFRIPLGQTNESFEGVVVNQVLTNVPLTIPNSSNISAMADNKQAVIKLFDRNGRLDATLGNPDFKPNSGIPHYPFRFGGIGIVAMNEDGDLIVQNRISSKGMELPPGGENLYKTYSGAFSTQGTTVLPSFLVQISQKGVVKFMLGASGKNTEPFRYIEFILPGEGEKLFVYHRIAEEMRLSYFEEGELKGNLKESGLDVFASNDAKEYDITLDKLLPHPEGEYVLGSFSYYSKKDKRFKFRRIFRFVFDSKSSEFLKEIQDPSEILFSIRNNGEFYIWETEDGGNAARLQVHDKEGNHINNKRIPFSSPRGQWRETYTDAFDNIYSVRIRAGALEVYRWI
- the rimP gene encoding ribosome maturation factor RimP; this encodes MVYTEENIRELILRVLAPPLALFSLQVQNRKNHALIEIELDHLTDKTGSASLEDCETVSRRLKEELDLWGEEFDFTLQVSSAGAERVLRLPEDLSRFQGLLVKLEVPLEAGKWDKRLYRLGPVSGDSVELTLYDRKTRHKKNQKSVLMPIAEIRKGNLYLEI
- the nusA gene encoding transcription termination factor NusA, translating into MATKQATKETGLFEAIQQFCQDKSLDRELVLGVIRDSLLAAYRKKVGLEAETDDRCQVDFGSDNKNEIIISVLRDVVEEKTTNPLEISLEEATKLDPAAKVGTQLRVFEKPQDLSRVLSSQAKQMVFQRLRDMEKDLLYQEYKSKEGELTHGYFQRWKKDIMSIDLGKVEGIMLKKDQNPGEKYRQGDRLKAIISRVELRPREPMPVITLSRASGDFVKKLFEMEIPEVYDGIVEIRDVARIPSYRTKVVVTTSKSDVDPVGACVGMKGVRIQAIVRELGNERIDIVLHSDEPSVFIANAISPAKPVEVHVDRKRGDALVIVPDESLSLAIGINGSNVKLVSQLSGFKIDIKTVSQYNQELASPEAREKLDRLFNAQQEAMEESEDQYNEGADEEEEDSGYTPLSEVPGLTPRIVGLLEAGGIKNVETLLEFSQEELSKISGIGKTTAEQILRLLRESIEWVEEG
- the infB gene encoding translation initiation factor IF-2, coding for MEEQKSIKETLQQGASGDKTKKKLVIKKKAAPADEKKESSASPQSAAPEVKPSASASDKKKDLNELIREEAKRQGLGSGPQAPSQASPIVSRPERKPEPQPERERPPMDRKPESILSGDTSSPNYRSGGGQGQGGGNQGYFRKEDRNPIVSRPTTPRPQRQDGQGGGGGGYQGNRGPGQGGGGYQGNRGPGQGGGGYQGNRGPGQGGGYQGNRGPGQGGGGYQGNRGPGQGGGYQGNRGPGQGGPGGGYQGNRGARPIGQGGPGAGRPPGDTPFGAPGGIPGAGAGGASGAKKKVFDKEKGGREENENTKFFKQSFRKQKAQAAALAAVPKEISILENIQVGEIAKKLNLKPGEVISKLMKMGMMVTINNVIDAETASILADDYGCKVKIVSLYDETVIEEEKDAPEDYITRPPVVTIMGHVDHGKTKLLDTIRSSRVAEGESGGITQHIGAYQVETNRGKIAFLDTPGHEAFTSMRARGASVTDIVVLVVAADDGVMPQTIEAINHAKEAEVPIIVAVNKIDLPAANPEKVRQELSNYGLQPEEWGGTTIFCDISAKNNIGIDKLLEMLLIQAELLDHKANPKRKAKGTIVEAKLDPGRGAVATVLIQNGTLRVGDAFVAGVHAGRVRAMYDDLGHSIREAGPSFPALVTGLDGVPDAGAPFDVVIDDKEARSISHSRQDYERLGQSKNAATRVTLDNMSEIIKQGALKELKVIIKADVRGSTEAVKEALEKLSTADVRLNVIHAGTGAIVDSDIILASASNAIVIGFHTRANPKTVSLAEKEKVEIKYYSIIYDVVNEVKASMEGMLEPEKVENVIGKVEIRDVFKISKVGNIAGCMVKSGKVTKQAYVRVISSESGEITWEGKIKNLKRMKDDVADVLTGFECGILLDGFNDFSVGDEIEAYEIREIARKL